A window of Elgaria multicarinata webbii isolate HBS135686 ecotype San Diego chromosome 2, rElgMul1.1.pri, whole genome shotgun sequence contains these coding sequences:
- the ACKR3 gene encoding atypical chemokine receptor 3, which translates to MSTIDLPPIFELVEVENLTETNLTCNNGDCITVDSLSCPSLLNRSALLYTLSVFYIFIFMIGLVANFVVVWMNFQAKTTGYETHLYIFNLAIADLCVIITLPVWVVSLVQHNQWHMGEIMCKITHLVFSINLYGSIFFLACMSVDRYLSVAYFTTSSSVKKKRIRRFICVFVWLFAFFVSLPDTYYLKTVSSNNETYCRPVYPEENTKEWLAGMELSSVVLGFIIPFPVIAIFYCLLARAISASNDQERKSNGKIIFSYVIVFLVCWLPYHITVLLDFFLAFHFIPFNCPIENFLYAALNITQCLSLVHCCINPILYSFINRNYKYELMKAFIFKYSAKTGLTKLIDTSRVSETEYSALEQNAK; encoded by the coding sequence ATGAGTACCATTGATTTGCCTCCTATATTTGAACTTGTAGAAGTGGAGAACCTCACTGAAACCAACTTGACTTGCAACAATGGAGACTGCATCACCGTGGACTCCTTATCATGTCCAAGTCTACTCAACAGAAGTGCCTTGCTCTACACACTCTCAGTTTTTTATATCTTCATATTTATGATAGGCCTCGTGGCCAATTTTGTGGTTGTTTGGATGAATTTTCAAGCCAAAACAACTGGCTATGAAACTCATCTCTATATCTTCAACCTAGCCATTGCTGACCTGTGTGTGATCATCACTCTTCCAGTCTGGGTGGTCTCCCTTGTTCAGCATAACCAGTGGCATATGGGGGAAATCATGTGCAAAATTACTCACCTTGTGTTTTCCATCAATTTGTATGGGAGCATCTTCTTCTTGGCTTGCATGAGTGTGGATCGGTATCTCTCTGTTGCCTACTTCACAACCTCCAGCAGTGTTAAAAAGAAGAGAATCCGCCGTTTCATTTGCGTCTTTGTGTggctttttgctttctttgtgTCTCTTCCTGATACCTATTACCTTAAAACAGTTTCCTCCAACAATGAAACCTACTGCCGCCCGGTCTATCCAGAGGAGAATACCAAGgaatggctggctggcatggaaCTGAGCTCTGTTGTTCTAGGTTTTATCATTCCTTTCCCTGTCATTGCTATTTTCTATTGTCTTCTAGCAAGAGCTATATCTGCCTCTAATGACCAAGAGAGGAAGAGCAATGGGAAAATAATTTTCTCCTATGTAATTGTGTTTCTTGTCTGCTGGTTGCCATACCACATCACTGTCTTGCTTGATTTTTTCTTGGCCTTCCATTTCATACCTTTCAACTGCCCAATAGAGAACTTCCTTTATGCTGCCCTGAATATTACTCAGTGTCTCTCTCTGGTTCATTGCTGCATCAACCCCATACTCTATAGCTTCATCAACCGAAACTACAAGTATGAACTCATGAAGGCATTTATCTTTAAGTACTCGGCTAAAACTGGCCTTACTAAACTGATTGATACATCCAGGGTTTCAGAGACGGAGTACTCTGCTTTGGAGCAAAATGCTAAATGA